One window from the genome of Penaeus monodon isolate SGIC_2016 chromosome 2, NSTDA_Pmon_1, whole genome shotgun sequence encodes:
- the LOC119579117 gene encoding filaggrin-like: protein MATKKQTSPAVQQRIRAPESDQGKAKHGKHRAEGSKTAKRDSRIQDSKHGAANKGETGQRARTEGIDSKDSRAQDRSSRTQTAGSKTQDRDTRQQSSDSRIARAERRRTETQTQDSKRAANPKPGRQQKKSGRRRNKGKLRKQQAAAGNTAKHETARQQDSKTQDTGQRTAGAQNQDARQQQQKQPQKHPRQQGSNTTANPRPDPGQQSRRRETDRRRERQKEQQDSKTAGQQDSRTARQQTADTGQQRNTRHKQQGQQDRRTANPQDTRREGRSIRDSKRKTADSRIADSKRKQRTKGTKRRIQDAKTQGRNTRQQDSRTARQQDRTGQQDRKKSRTQDSRQQQQTQNKQTSSKTANSRTQNKTARQQTKGQQDNKTAKQRQRTQEQGQKGQQDSRQRGRKKQEAGQQTQDAGQKGTRQQTQDSKTQTARPQDSRKKRAKGNKTSRHDTGARDSKTGRPGQKGKSRQKAKRKTARQQDSRQQDSRTEGQQNTGQKANRTEGHSPQGKNAGRNERAQDQQGSKTRPRQQNSKTARQQIRQPRQQDSRQRKRTRGKRKTAGQKNRRTKDSKTKTRAAGQRHKRKQQKQQEAGSRTKGKGQQDETAGQRAARQQEAKQKSDGQKTAGQQDSRTEGQQDSKTVRQQDSKTARQQDTKTRKQTAGAAKQRQKDNKKKDRQQDSRTEGQQDRRTEGRRTKDKKGAGAEGSKTEDKRQQEPGAKTKNADKRAAKQQDKGRKTEGQRQQTKAARTGQQGAGQKTQDRRAKENRTAGQKGQQKHRTKQQDRRTEDPQEEGHRKQDSDSKTTNTRQQTQTQDTGQRRRKSRRRQQDSKANSKTQGTRRRTADSKTADEDSGQQTAKRKTQEADKGAAGKKRQQQQDTRQQDSPKKQQHNKTRQRKGREKARQQDSRTARQQDSRTAGPEGQQDRRTAGQQDSGEQGSSIGKGSEGSKQQDTGQQDSKTQKQGRKTEGSRQKRTADSKDSRTATEHRTEGKSRRKTARHKRRQQKTRTAGQGQRGTRQKGRRPKRQEARAQEANTGQQDKGQQGRRTARRKTKDTKQQTEDTDKGRKQKTARHKTQNNRQQEIRTKEKQQTSSKGQQEKARQGTQEQEGQQGNKKGQQDRKTAGPARAAKRKARQKKGQQDRGQQRAESEKAGKGEKDTRQQGAKQQNSKKSKQQGTGSKQQPQDRGSRTQDSNNRRKQQDPRKKDSDSRTEEARHRTEGSRAQGSRQQGTTQGQKTRTAGSKTARQQDSKTAGQKDIRTAGQKGSRTSGQQDRRAAGQQDSRTAGLQDRRTVGPQR from the exons atgg caacaaagaaacaaacaagcccCGCAGTGCAACAAAGGATCCGAGCGCCAGAATCAGACCAGGGAAAAGCAAAACATGGCAAACACAGGGCAGAGGGCAGCAAGACAGCAAAACGCGACAGCAGGATACAGGACAGCAAACACGGGGCAGCAAATAAAGGGGAAACAGGACAGCGGGCAAGGACAGAAGGCATAGACAGCAAAGACAGCAGGGCACAGGACAGAAGCAGTAGGACACAAACAGCAGGCAGCAAGACGCAAGACAGGGACACAAGACAGCAAAGCAGCGACAGCAGGATAGCAAGGGCAGAAAGACGCAGGACAGAGACACAAACGCAAGACAGCAAAAGGGCAGCAAACCCGAAACCCGGCAGGCAGCAGAAAAAATCGGGCAGAAGACGCAACAAAGGAAAACTACGAAAACAGCAGGCAGCGGCGGGGAACACAGCAAAACACGAAACAGCAAGACAGCAGGACAGCAAGACACAAGACACAGGACAAAGGACAGCAGGGGCGCAAAACCAGGACGCAagacagcaacagcaaaaacagcCACAGAAACACCCAAGACAGCAGGGCAGCAaca caACAGCAAACCCAAGACCAGACCCCGGGCAGCAAAGCAGACGCagggaaacagacagaagacgggaaagacagaaagaacagCAAGACAGCAAGACAGCAGGACAGCAGGATAGCAGGACAGCAAGACAGCAAACAGCCGACACAGGACAGCAACGAAACACAAGACACAAACAGCAGGGGCAGCAGGACAGAAGGACAGCAAACCCCCAAGACACAAGACGGGAAGGGCGCAGTATCAGGGACAGCAAGCGCAAGACAGCGGACAGCAGGATAGCAGACAGCAAACGCAAACAGCGGACAAAGGGCACAAAACGCAGGATACAGGACGCAAAAACGCAAGGCAGAAACACAAGACAGCAAGACAGCAGGACAGCAAGACAGCAAGACA GAACAGGACagcaagacagaaagaaaagcagGACACAAGACAGCAGACAGCAACAGCagacgcaaaacaaacaaacaagcagcaaGACAGCAAACAGTAGGACACAAAACAAGACAGCAAGACAGCAAACAAAAGGACAGCAAGACAACAAGACagcaaaacagagacagaggacacAGGAACAGGGGCAGAAAGGACAGCAGGACAGCAGACAGCGGGGACGCAAGAAACAAGAAGCAGGACAGCAAACACAAGACGCAGGACAGAAGGGCACAAGACAGCAAACGCAAGACAGCAAGACGCAGACAGCAAGACCGCAAGACAgcaggaaaaaaagggcaaagggaaaCAAGACATCAAGACACGACACAGGGGCAAGGGACAGCAAAACAGGGAGACCAGGACAGAAGGGAAAAAGCAGGCAGAAGGCGAAACGCAAGACAGCAAGACAGCAGGACAGCAGACAGCAAGACAGCAGGACAGAAGGACAGCAAAACACGGGGCAGAAGGCAAACAGGACAGAAGGACACAGCCCGCAGGGCAAAAACGCAGGACGCAACGAAAGGGCGCAAGACCAGCAGGGCAGCAAGACGCGACCAAGACAGCAAAACAGCAAGACAGCAAGACAGCAAATACGGCAACCAAGACAGCAAGACAGCAGACAGAGGAAAAGGACCCGGGGGAAACGCAAGACAGCAGGGCAGAAAAACCGCAGGACAAAGGACAGCAAGACAAAGACGCGGGCAGCAGGACAAAGGCACAAACGCAAACAGCAAAAACAGCAGGAAGCAGGCAGCAGGACGAAGGGCAAAGGGCAGCAGGACGAAACAGCAGGGCAGAGGGCAGCAAGACAGcaagaagcaaaacaaaaatcgGACGGGCAGAAGACAGCAGGACAGCAAGACAGCAGGACAGAAGGACAGCAAGACAGCAAGACAGTAAGACAGCAAGACAGCAAGACAGCAAGACAGCAAGACACAAAAACCAGAAAGCAAACAGCAGGGGCAGCAAAACAGCGGCAGAAGgacaacaagaaaaaagaca GACAGCAGGACAGCAGGACAGAAGGACAGCAGGACAGAAGGACAGAAGGACGCAGGACAAAGGACAAAAAGGGCGCAGGGGCAGAAGGCAGcaaaacagaagacaaaagacAGCAAGAACCAGGGGCGAAGACCAAAAACGCGGACAAAAGGGCAGCAAAACAGCAGGACAAAGGACGCAAGACAGAAGGACAAAGGCAGCAGACGAAGGCAGCAAGAACAGGACAGCAGGGCGCAGGGCAGAAGACGCAGGACAGAAGGGCGAAGGAAAACAGGACAGCAGGACAAAAGGGGCAGCAAAAACACAGGACAAAACAGCAGGACAGAAGGACAGAGGACCCGCAGGAAGAAGGGCACAGGAAGCAAGACAGCGACAGCAAGACAACAAACACAAGACAGCAAACACAAACGCAGGACACAGGACAGAGGCGCCGAAAAAGCAGACGCAGACAGCAAGACAGCAAAGCAAACAGCAAAACACAGGGCACAAGACGCAGGACAGCAGACAGCAAAACAGCAGACGAAGACAGCGGACAGCAAACAGCAAAACGCAAGACGCAGGAAGCCGACAAAGGGGCagcagggaaaaaaagacagcaaCAGCAGGACACAAGACAGCAGGACAGcccaaaaaaacagcaacacaacaaGACACGACAGAGGAAGGGCAGGGAAAAAGCAAGACAGCAGGACAGCAGGACAGCAAGACAGCAGGACAGCAGGACAGCAGGACCAGAAGGACAGCAGGACAGAAGGACAGCAGGACAGCAGGACAGCGGGGAACAGGGCAGCAGCATAGGAAAGGGCAGCGAAGGCAGCAAACAGCAAGACACAGGACAGCAAGACAGCAAGACACAGAAGCAGGGACGAAAGACAGAGGGCAGCAGACAAAAAAGGACAGCAGACAGCAAAGACAGCAGGACAGCAACAGAACACAGGACAGAAGGAAAAAGCAGACGCAAAACAGCAAGACACAAGCGCCGACAGCAAAAAACTAGGACAGCAGGGCAGGGACAAAGGGGCACAAGACAGAAAGGACGAAGACCAAAACGGCAAGAAGCAAGGGCACAAGAAGCAAACACAGGACAGCAAGACAAGGGGCAACAGGGCAGAAGGACAGCAAGACGCAAGACAAAGGACACAAAACAGCAGACAGAAGACACGGACAAAGGACGCAAACAGAAAACAGcaagacacaaaacacaaaacaacagacAGCAGGAAAtaaggacaaaagaaaaacagcagACAAGCAGCAAAGGGCAGCAAGAAAAAGCAAGACAAGGAACGCAAGAACAGGAAGGACAGCAGGGAAACAAAAAAGGACAGCAAGACCGCAAGACAGCAGGGCCAGCAAGGGCagcaaaaagaaaagcaagacagaaaaaagggcaGCAAGACAGAGGACAGCAAAGGGCAGAAAGCGAAAaagcagggaaaggggaaaaggacacAAGACAGCAGGGCGCAAAACAGCAAAACAGCAAGAAGAGCAAACAGCAGGGCACAGGAAGCAAACAGCAACCACAGGACAGAGGAAGCAGGACGCAAGACAGCAACAACAGACGCAAACAGCAAGACCCCAGGAAGAAGGACAGCGACAGCAGGACAGAAGAAGCAAGACACAGGACAGAAGGCAGCAGGGCACAGGGCAGCAGGCAGCAGGGCACAACGCAAGGGCAGAAGACGCGGACAGCGGGCAGCAAGACAGCAAGACAACAGGACAGCAAGACAGCAGGACAGAAGGACATCAGGACAGCAGGACAGAAGGGCAGCAGGACATCAGGACAGCAGGACAGAAGGGCAGCAGGACAGCAAGACAGCAGGACAGCAGGACTGCAGGACAGAAGGACAGTAGGACCCCAGCGCTGA